In Juglans microcarpa x Juglans regia isolate MS1-56 chromosome 8D, Jm3101_v1.0, whole genome shotgun sequence, the following are encoded in one genomic region:
- the LOC121241983 gene encoding uncharacterized protein LOC121241983, translated as MKKTNGGAGEQVMILCKDGHCSSGKNRKLITTTTSTITTTSKNEKSGQDYYYNKADPMPKGQSGSGEHGEKQTFMVSGKPTSDEHRESTALEHFPDNTDIVDMDYSPAKRKPPIHN; from the exons atgaaaaaaacCAACGGTGGTGCTGGAGAACAGGTGATGATTCTCTGCAAAGATGGGCACTGTTCTTCAG GAAAGAATAGAAAACTTATTACCACAACCACTTCTACCATCACCACCACTTCAAAG AATGAGAAGAGTGGTCAAGATTACTACTACAATAAAGCCGACCCAATGCCAAAGGGCCAATCGGGTAGTGGGGAACATGGGGAGAAACAGACTTTCATGGTTAGTGGGAAGCCTACATCTGATGAGCATCGTGAGAGTACTGCCCTCGAGCACTTTCCGGACAACACTGATATAGTTGATATGGACTATTCTCCGGCCAAGAGAAAACCTCCAATACACAACTGA